The genome window AGCGCGCCAAGGCGTTCGACGACATGGCCGATGATGGCTGGCAGGGCATGTTGTGCATCGAGACAGCAAATGTGCTGGATGATGTGGTGAGCCTGGCGCCGGGTGAAAGCCATACTTTGGGCGTGAGCATCACCCGTATCGCCCTGTAGTAAACGCTGATCAAAATGTGGGAGCGGGCTTGCTCGCGAATGCGGTGGACCAGTCAACGTTATATTGACTGACACTACGCCTTCGCGAGCAAGCCCGCTCCCACATTGGGTTCTGCGTCATGATCTAGAGATCGGACTCTTTCACCACCCGCACCTTCCCAGCATCCAGCGCATACGCCGCATCCGCCAAATCGTTATTGACCTTCTCCACCTTCAACGTGCCCGTGACCCACAGCGGCGTGTAGATATCATCCAGCTTCAACCCCTTGGGATAACGCACCAGCACCAACTGGTTAGGGGGCGGTGGCGGCACATGGATGCAGGCGCCTGGGTAAGGCACCAGGAAGAACAGCGTGCTGCGGCCTTTGGCATCGGTTTCCAACGGCACCGGGTAGCCGCCGATACGGATATTCTTGCCGTTCATGGCGGCCACGGTCTTGGTCGAATACATCACCGCCGGCAAGCCCTTGCTCTGCTTCAGGCCACCTTTGTCAGTGAACGTGCCTTGGGCTTCGGGGGAGTTGTGGTCGATCTCGGGCATGGCTTCGAGGGCTTTCTGATCGGACAGCGGCATCAGGTCGAGCCAATCGGTTTCCGGCAGTTCACCGGCGTGCGCCAGGCCTGAGCCCAACAGGAGGAGTGTGAATAAAAGACGGCGCATGAAAAAACTCGGCAAGTTCAGATGCCGAGCATTCTAGCCCTCTGCGCCTGCGCAGCGCAGAGGGCTTTGTCGCTTAATTACTTTTTACGCAGCAGACCGTAAATCACCAGCAACACGATGGCGCCGATCAGCGCACCGATAAAGCCTGCGCCTTGACCCGCCTGGTAGATGCCCAGGGCCTGACCACCGTAAGTGGCGGCCAGGGAACCTGCAATACCCAACAGGATGGTCATGATCCAGCCCATGCTGTCGTCGCCAGGCTTGAGGAAACGCGCGAGCAGACCGACGATCAGGCCGATAAAAATGGTTCCGATGATACCCATGGCATTTCCCTCTGAATTGAATGTGAGTCATGCCAAAGCCTAGTCAGGCTTTGCCATCCTGCAATCAGAGAGACGGCGGCAACCAATGGTTCCCGCCGACCCCCGGGTTATTGCTCGGCGATCAGCGCTTCGACCTTGAGGATCTGCCCTTGCAGGGTCGCACGGTCCTTGCAGCGCAGGTTGGCGTGGCCGACCTTGCGCCCGGCCTTGAAGGCCTTGCCGTAGTGATGCAGATGGCAGTCGTCGATGGCGATGACTTTTTCCACTGGCGGTACAACACCGATGAAGTTGAGCATGGCGCTCTCACCGACCTTGGCCGTGGAGCCCAACGGCAAGCCCGCCACCGCCCGCAGGTGGTTTTCGAACTGGCTGCACTCGGCGCCTTCGGTGGTCCAGTGCCCGGAGTTGTGCACACGCGGGGCGATTTCGTTGGCCTTGAGGCCACCGTCGACTTCAAAGAACTCGAACGCCATCACGCCGACGTAATCCAGTTGCTTAAGTACGCGGCTGGAATAGTCTTCGGCCAGAGCCTGCAACGGATGGTCGGTGCTGGCCACGGACAGCTTGAGGATTCCGCTGTCGTGGGTGTTGTGCACCAACGGGTAGAAGCGGGTTTCGCCATCACGCGCACGCACGGCGATCAGGGAGACTTCACCGGTGAACGGCACGAAGCCTTCCAGCAGACAGGCGACGCTGCCCAGCTCGGCGAAGGTGCCGACCACATCGGCAGCCGTGCGCAGGACTTTCTGGCCCTTGCCGTCGTAACCCAGGGTGCGGGTTTTAAGCACGGCTGGCAGGCCGATGCTGGCGACGGCGGCGTCCAGGTCCGCTTGGGACTGGATGTCGGCGAACGCCGGCGTCGGGATGCCCAAATCCTTGAACATGCTCTTCTCGAACCAGCGGTCACGCGCGATGCGCAAGGCTTCGGCGCTCGGGTACACCGGCACGAACTGCGACAGGAAGGCCACGGTTTCGGCCGGGACGCTTTCGAACTCGAAGGTCACCAGGTCAACTTCGTCAGCCAGTTGGCGCAGATGGTCCGGGTCGCTGTAGTCAGCCCGCAGGTGCTCGCCGAGGGCCGCCGCGCAAGCGTCGGGCGCCGGGTCCAGGAAAGCGAAGTTCATCCCCAGCGGGGTTCCCGCCAAGGCCAGCATGCGGCCCAATTGGCCGCCACCGATTACACCGATCTTCATCGTCAATAACCTCAGGCGATGCGTGGGTCTGGATTGTCCAGCACGCTGTCTGTCTGCTCAGCACGGAATTTTTTCAGCACCGCATGGAACTGCGGGTGCTTGGCGCCCAGGATGCTGGCGGACAGCAACGCAGCATTGATCGCGCCGGCCTTGCCGATTGCCAGGGTGGCCACCGGAATACCGGCCGGCATCTGCACGATGGACAACAGCGAATCCACGCCCGAGAGCATCGACGACTGCACCGGCACACCGAGCACCGGCAGGTGGGTCTTGGCCGCACACATGCCTGGCAGGTGCGCCGCACCGCCGGCACCGGCGATGATCACCTCGATGCCACGGGATTCTGCTTCATCGGCATACTGGAACAGCAAATCCGGGGTGCGGTGGGCAGAGACCACTTTCACTTCATACGGAATGCCGAGTTTTTCCAGCATATCGGCGGTGTGGCTAAGGGTGGACCAATCGGACTTGGAGCCCATGATCACGCCAACCAATGCACTCATCGTCGTGCCTCTTCTCTCTGGGCGCCCGCAGGCGCGTCAAAAAACAACAAGCCACGCGGGAAATCCGGCGTGGCTTGGTGTACGAATTAAGGCCGGTTAGACCGGCCGAAGGCCGCGCAGTATACCGTAATAATCCAGATAAACAGCCCCTTGGAAGACCGCCCGTCACAGGCCTGACCAATCGCACAAACTGACTTAAAAGTCAGGCCGGCGCTGACGACGCTCCGAATGTGCTCGAAAGATCGAACAGCGTTCTTGAGCAACAATTTGTAGGAAATAAACACTTGAACACACATGTTAACAAGTAAGCGTTTTACATGCCCGGCGTGATTGATTTATTAAATAAGCCTTTGAGTCGATAGAGAGCGCTAGTCATGCAATCCATTCACAGATCACCCTTTGACTTCTGGCAAGTTGCAAAAGTTAACAGCCCTATACTTGCCAGCACTGAAAAAAAACCTGTTGAAATACAAGTTATTTTGCATGAGAGCATCAGGCTTACTCAGTCGCAGGAAGACCGAATGCAAAAAAACTTCAACCTGATCCAGTCTGAATTTAAAAAATATGCTGGGCGCGAGGTCAAGTTCAACGTCGATCATTACTCACATCTGCGTGGCTTCAGCAAAGGCGGCGACAAGCTCAGCGACCTGAACTCACAGGTCGACTATTTGAAGCGCCAACAGAAGCAACACGCTACCGACAACTCGGAAGAACTCAAAAAATACTTGTTTATAACGCCAAAAAGTGAAGACGGTCACCCTGGATCAGGCGCTCCGGGCTTGGACGCCGGCATTGCTGCATTGAATGACGACAGGGGAATTGCCCACGCCGTAGGGCTTATGTTCGGCGCCAAACCAAGCGACGCCGAAGTTAACTATCATTTCCCTTGGTGGTATGAAACTGTCATGAACGATAGTAGTGTTTCAACAATGCACGCAAACGATTACCGCTTCAGCGATAAGAACCGAACAAACATCCGCACCTATCTAAGCAAGTTCAGCTGACACACCAGATGTACATCAGACGTCGGCGTCGGCGACTTCACCTGCTCATCCAGAAGTCGCCCCCGCAGCACCACCT of Pseudomonas fluorescens contains these proteins:
- a CDS encoding DUF3299 domain-containing protein — translated: MRRLLFTLLLLGSGLAHAGELPETDWLDLMPLSDQKALEAMPEIDHNSPEAQGTFTDKGGLKQSKGLPAVMYSTKTVAAMNGKNIRIGGYPVPLETDAKGRSTLFFLVPYPGACIHVPPPPPNQLVLVRYPKGLKLDDIYTPLWVTGTLKVEKVNNDLADAAYALDAGKVRVVKESDL
- a CDS encoding GlsB/YeaQ/YmgE family stress response membrane protein, which gives rise to MGIIGTIFIGLIVGLLARFLKPGDDSMGWIMTILLGIAGSLAATYGGQALGIYQAGQGAGFIGALIGAIVLLVIYGLLRKK
- a CDS encoding 5-(carboxyamino)imidazole ribonucleotide synthase, which gives rise to MKIGVIGGGQLGRMLALAGTPLGMNFAFLDPAPDACAAALGEHLRADYSDPDHLRQLADEVDLVTFEFESVPAETVAFLSQFVPVYPSAEALRIARDRWFEKSMFKDLGIPTPAFADIQSQADLDAAVASIGLPAVLKTRTLGYDGKGQKVLRTAADVVGTFAELGSVACLLEGFVPFTGEVSLIAVRARDGETRFYPLVHNTHDSGILKLSVASTDHPLQALAEDYSSRVLKQLDYVGVMAFEFFEVDGGLKANEIAPRVHNSGHWTTEGAECSQFENHLRAVAGLPLGSTAKVGESAMLNFIGVVPPVEKVIAIDDCHLHHYGKAFKAGRKVGHANLRCKDRATLQGQILKVEALIAEQ
- the purE gene encoding 5-(carboxyamino)imidazole ribonucleotide mutase — encoded protein: MSALVGVIMGSKSDWSTLSHTADMLEKLGIPYEVKVVSAHRTPDLLFQYADEAESRGIEVIIAGAGGAAHLPGMCAAKTHLPVLGVPVQSSMLSGVDSLLSIVQMPAGIPVATLAIGKAGAINAALLSASILGAKHPQFHAVLKKFRAEQTDSVLDNPDPRIA